Genomic DNA from Telopea speciosissima isolate NSW1024214 ecotype Mountain lineage chromosome 2, Tspe_v1, whole genome shotgun sequence:
TCAAGCAGCTCCTGGGTATGTACAGTTGCTTCACGGAAATATGTCATGAGGCCtgtaaagagaaaaaaaaaaaaaaaagctatcaATAAATGTGGTCTTTGGCTCTTAGCTGActactaaaaaagaaaagaaagtcgCACAAATATTCTTTTTCTAAATTCTTTGAGGGTTTGAAATGGAGAattaaaatttatgaaaataacAATTTACCTATAAGGGCTGTATTCCACTTGTTGACAATTTTTGTAAATGTTGTTGATCCAGATGACATAAGGATCTGCCTCACACGATTCTCAAACACCTTCATGTGCTCATCATCAACCCTTAGGAATGCTACTGCAGTTCTCTCTTTGGTCTGTTCATTCTGCAAATtccaaaccccatctcttgTGTTGCTGAAAGCTTCTTGACTCATTCTTATCTTTGGTAAAATCCGAACTTCAAATCCAGACCTACACAAGAGAAGATAACTTGCTCATGTAACAGCTACAGCTACAGCTACAGCAATCTAAGCTTCAAGTCTTCAAACAGGAACTCATAAGTCGGTCACATTGATGAACCACCAAAATAACATGCACCGCtgaactttttaaaaaaaaaagaggtttagAAATAAGAAACAGCTAGCACGAGTAACTGTGGGTTCCTTGAAGACATTTTCCtccatatctctctctatctccccccttctccccccccccccccaaaaaaaaaaaaacaccctttCCCAGGGAGGGAGGGGAATCTAAAACAACCTAAATTTGGATTTTCGCTGCCCACTCTTCAGCAAGAGGTCTAAAGGCGAATATCATAAGACAAGCTCATTCAACAATACCCAAAAGTTCAGGTTTGAAATAtgtcaagatcaagaagaggaTTAGGAAGCCATAATGTAACTGAGAAAAATGTGGATTTTCTAATCCAACCTTTTTCATTGCCAAGGTGtagaatttgaagaagaaaaaaaacaatatgAATTAACAATTACATTGGTCTGCTCTCTTAAAAAGGATAAACTAAAATAACATCATAAACAAAGCTATCTTAATCCTAGGTTCAGGTCAAGATCAACAAGGCTTCAGTTCCATTGATCACCAAAAGACTTGTAACAAAAGAATTTTGTAAAGGCGTGATGGTTCTAGTGAATATTACCAACCACATGATTTATACAACATATAATCAACCAAAGTATCAAACACCTAAAGTTTCATACCACGCCTAGAAATAACCTAGATGGCTAGCTCAAAAGAAAACATACACTAACTGGTTCATTCACTTAACATCTCAACAAAGGATGCAATACCATACAGACCAAATAGGAAGTGGGTTCACAGAAAATACATACATGCTGAAAAGCAAGTTTGGATTGTCCTTGCtataaacagaaacaaaactGTTTTCCCACTCTAATGTCGTGATACTCCGAGGAAGTCGATTCTTCATGTCCCAAAAAACACTTCTCCCTAGATTcactggaagaaaaaaaaaaaatagaaaaactcaATATTACACAACTCTCATGAAAATCATCCATACAATAAAGATAAgggtggggaagagagagagtaccATCATGTTTCATAAGCCTCATTCTTGCATCTCTAGGCCAAcattttttattgttatatCCAACCATATTCTCGTTGTTCGGGTCTGGATGTTCCGTAAGATATCTCTGGATAAGGTCACGTGCCTCTTCATGGGTGAAGCGGAACAATATATGCACCTTGTCTATGTACCGTGAGTACAACCGAATTGGGTGCCTTGTTTCCACTTTGGTATCCCAATATGTAATGAACTCATTAGGCATCTGTGGGGGTCCCGCAATTTCACTGGCTCGAGTCAAACCAAGAATCAATAGATCGAGGACCAACCCATAATACTGAACAACAAACGACGCAAACTGCAGACCTCGAATTAAACCATATGAATTTGTGTGACTCATATCCTTGTAAGACAAAACAACATTGTTTTTAGCAGTCACATAATCTGCAATGTTGTGGTCAAGAACCAACCGGAGAAGCCTGCAAAATCATCGTAGATAAAACTGTCATCACTTAATGAAAATCAAGCTTCAATGGACTGCACCTGCAGAActacaaataaaatttcaaacctGTTAAGCATTGTGAGGTCAATCTTCTCAAAGAACTTCTCAAATTTCGTCTGAAGCATCACAACACATTGTCCTTCACTCGTGTCCCATATACCTTGCAAATTATTTATACCTTGACACCATTTATAGACTAAAAGCGGAGGTGGCTCTGAATCTGCAGGCTTTATCCAATTAGGGAAGAGATGGCGCTTGTCTCCTTCATACCATAGATATTGGTCAAGGTATGCATCTGTGATCTTCTCAAGAGGCTCAATCTCATAGACAGGTATCAAATAGCTATAAAGATCCATAAACTCAATACCAACCTGCAAGACAAATGTATgcagtttaaactcataaaattCAACAAGGAGTAGTTAAAAGTCTTGAATTGATTCTTAGAAACAAAGAATTTACCTCCTTGAATGCTCGCTGCGTAAGAAGGTGACGCTTTATTCGTGATAATGCCTCGTGTGGATTGTCATATGCTTGTTCGATGAGCCCCAGTTCTTCCCTTTGCAGCTGATTTAATCTCACAGCAACGCTATAAGATTCTTTAAGCCTCTCAAGGGCAAGGATAAGAAGCTTTGTATCATGCTTGTAGGACAATGGAGGGAAAGGTATGGGGGAAAACTTTCTTGATTCCAACCAGTGCACAGTGGTGGTGTAAATAGCAACAGCTTCTTCTGGTGTGACATATGGACCATCCTTCAAATAATTGTGTTGTCGTTCCTAAATAACAAGAAAgttaaataaataccataaagCATGCACAAATGGAACGTAAATAAATGGTTGCCTGGATGAATGATGGTCCATCACCTACTACTGCACAGCAGGTAACCATTACAATATTATGGGATGAATgcaaggaagatgagaaacaaGTATATACCTGTTCTGCCTTCAGCCACAAGCGGGTCAATCTTCCAAGATTCTTTCGGCAAACTGTCTTATCAACTGTTGCACCCCTTCTTATACGTTCACGGTTATAATGAGCAACATTTGTCCACCAATCAGCTTTTGACTTAACATACCGAAGAATCATGTTCTCGATGGGAACTGGCAGACCAGGCACCTGGATTTTTTTTGGCGTGAGATGACAATACAAAAAAGAGGAACACATAGCAAGAACAGTATCATCTAAAACTTAAGACTGTACCTTCCAAGGTATGTTTGCCTTCCAACAGCGCCATGCTTCACTGAGATGCTGCAAGATAGTCCTTGCCTTGTTCTGCTTAATGCCCTCTGTGACGTAATCATTTTTTAAGGTTATTAAACAAAGGGTTGGTAAATATTCATTGGGTAATAATAATAAGTAAAGCAGAACAGACTGCATAACCTCAAGAAACAAtataaacttaaaaataatCACCTGGCATTGCATCGAGAACATCATGCATAACAGCAGCCCGAAGTTCTAAGTCAAAATGGCTTTCTACACGTTGCTTAGTGACAGTCTTTGCAACTCCTTTTGAATGGCGCCCTTCAAACTGCCGTGCCAGTAAATTACCCAACCACCTTTCCAGCAAAGGCACAATACCACGTAGGAAGAATAACCACACCCGCCACATCGGTGCCCAAAAACCACATCCAGGTCCCTTACCCACAGGGCCCGTATTGAAGCGATAATAAATCAAGTGCTTCAAGTCTTTACACATTCTGATCTGTCTCATAAGCCTATATTTGTAACGGTACATACCCGTCAACTGGCCAACGTGTGAAAATGTATACTGCAAACCATCAGCCAATTGAAAGGCATCGACATTCCCCAAGCGGAACTGGATGTTGGCATCTACTACTAGCTTGGTCAATCGCAAGATTTCCCGGCACAGATGAAAAGCATTACCAAAACGTGACTTCTTACGCTCCTTTGTGGTCAGAGTCTTCACAGGTTTCAGATTAAAATTATAATCGAGATGGAGATAATTCAGATTTTTTCTGTGTATCAACAGATTCAGCATGTTGTACCCTTGCTTGCAAACTTGGAGACCAGCTTCGGCCCAATCCAGTTCTGTGGTTTGGAAAAACTTAGTAGCTTGCAGAGACCGAAacaagtgcttctttttctgagccTTGGGCGGTCTGTGATGCAGTTCATTCAGCACAAAACATTTCAATAGCTTCTGGTAACTGACACGCACTTTTACAGGATATGATGGAGGGCTACAATGAGGAAGAAGACAGAAAGGAAAGTTAGGCACATATCATATATAAgcagttggggggggggggggaatgtatAAATCAAAGCTACGAAAGGTACCAGTGCTCTTTATACCACTCTGACACAAGTGGTATATCTTCTGCCCTTCGCATTCGACCAGATCGCATGTTAAAAGGACGTGGGGCAAACAATAATGAAATGCCAGCAGCTGTAGTATCAGTATAGAGCTGAGTACTTTCAAGCAAAGGCTCAACCCCTTCTGGCAGAtaaaaatcatcatcttcttcctcatcgtGAAGTTTCTTCTCACGCCGCTCCTTGTTGGTAGTGGTTATCGGGTGGATCAAAGGATCGTAATAAAATGCAGGTAAATCAGGATCCTCTGTTTTTATGTACATTACCATAGGAGTGTGATATACACAAAGCTTTACTTTTCTGGGCCTATTGTTATAAAGATGAGGAAATGCAATTCTATACTCTGTCCTGAGTGGTGAACGGATGATGAGTTTGTTTATATCATTGAACTCATTCCAGTCCTCATCTCCTTTCTCCATATCACGATACAAAGGCTCAAACTTGGGGCCACCTGCAATAGACCAATGAAGTGAAGAACTGCTTGACTTCCGTGCATACCAAAGAGCATATAGGAAAGTACCAGCAATGATTTTGAGCATACTGGTGCAACATATGTAATGTATATAGTTCTGCAcccattttttatctttttgaatGTGCAATAATACAGCTACTATTCtggaagaaataaaaattggCAATGGAATGGGATTCTATAAAGTAAGGTTGAGTAAGGGAATCTATAGGATGTAGAatggaaaggaaaacaaaatctaaaaaaccTGGTTTATGCAACACATCCCAGAAAAGATTAATAGATTATGCAATTCATAATAGTATTTCACTAATAAACTATCCAGAGATAAGATTACATATCAAGCATCTTGTTCTGAATATCATAAGAAACTAATCCTACAGTTTTTATGACTGATGATGACAGAAGATAACTGTCCAAATAGAAAGATTAACTCATAATAGAAGTTAGGATTAAAATGGTACAATTGATTTTACTTTGATCAGGAAATGTCAGAGCTTTACCAGGTATGCACATATTTAATGCTTTTGCAGTGAAGAATGACTCCATGTCAAACAAGTAAAAATAGTTGTGATCAATCAGATCAGAAAGTAACTGCCCAGCAAGCCGGTGAAGTGTAGCCATGATAGGTAGAGACAAATGCCATCTCCTGTAGCTGGGACCATTGATAAGTTTGGTTCTCACAAGAGGCTTATGATCATAGAACCAAGTGTAAACAGcagaatcttcttcttcatccatctCTAGTTGTATCGGCTCCAATGGATCCACATCTAATAAATTGTCTGCATAATCCAATGGAGGTTCCTCATCATCAAATGGTGGAAACCTCATTCTCTTAAAATGCCGGcgatctcttttttctcttcgcATCATGATCCACATTGTACCCCACTGCACAGATTCATTAGAAGTAATAAATAATCATACACGAATTCAAAGGTATAAGAATGTGGGAAGGAACAAGAGCAAGAATATACCTGAGCTAAGTATATAGGTTCAACAACCCATGGAATTTCATTGACAAATGTGATTGCTCCCGTAATGTGATATAAAACTTTCACATGGCGGACCTACAATTACCACATACATGTCAGATAACTTAAATGGCAAACACTAAAGTAGCCTATCATTGATAAAAACAAATGAGCAATCAAAAAGCCAGATGAATACTTGCTCCCAAGGCATTGGCATATTCTCAAGAAGCTTGTATACGGCATGTGGGATGAATTTCAGGGCTCCTAGATAAACACGTTTATCATGACGAAATTTCTTCGAAGACATGTCTCCATGGTCCCtataaagaaaaccaaaatagtCAATCAACTCCATCAAAAGCAACCACCggtagaaaataaataattcacTTCCCAACTCTCACCCATGACCATGCTATAAGCTAATCGAAGTAAAGCTAAGACTCCTGAACAGCTAGAATGAAGGTATGCACAAGTTCCGTCCTTCTACCAAGATAAAAATGAGCAGTTACAAGTACAGATACTATCTAAATAAAAGTTATTAAGACTTCAAACGGGTGGTGTACAAAAATTATGCTCAGAAcccagagttttttttttaatttttattttggttagATGAACACTGAGTGTCATTTGGTGCCCCATTTATAGTTCTCCTAGATAATATGTTTTCCACATCCGCTCTATGTTTTCGATTTCCTTGCAATGAAGCAGAGCTTGAAAGGAACTCGGCTCTCTAAAGTAAAGCGTCagaagaaagttgaaaattaaaataagtcGTCTGATGGAAGGGATTCTGGAACTTGGGCTTGCCATAATCATTTAACAATTAAAACCCATAGAAAGGAGTAGGTAACACACTAACACCACAATGAGAACGTGAACATTAAGCGTTGCAGGTGACTACACAAACCCAAgttttccttcctttggaaGTTGAAGAATTTGTTTTAACTACGACAAAATTACTGATTGAACGAGTGTAGAAGAGATGAACTAACCTTATGATCTTCCGAACATGCTCGGGGGGCATGTCCTCCTTCTGCGTCTCTACAAACCCAAACTTCCTCTTATCACCATAACGCTTCGAATTGAGCTGCATCCATTTCCTAGCCTTCTCTTCAAGCTGCGCCTCCGCCTCTGCAGGAGACGGAGGGACGGTGTAAGATGGTTGCACCGCCGGTGGAGGAGGTATTGCCCCAGCTCCAGGAGGAGCCATTTGCCCGTTATTCCACATCGTTCCTCAATTTACCAAATCTCAGCAATATCCAAATGTACTTTACAGTCACTGGAAACCTCTTCAAACCTCTATCAAAATCTACGTTCctcttttaccaaaaagaaaaaataatcttCGTTCCTCGACAGAGAAACTCTCGAAGCTTTGGTGAATGTTTTTAATCCACAAAACTTTGCAATAGTCCAAGTCGATTATACTGTCCAGTGGAGAACTCTTCAGAGCCGAAGTGCAATCTTCGCCGCTCTGCACTTGAAGAAAATTTCGAGGCTCTGGCGTTTGCCTCTCTACCTTTCAGGGTTTCGATCTGTTACGCCGGGGTAAAGTTTGCAAACTGCAACCCCCGAGATTCCCACGCTGACAGCAGAAACACTGGGTACGCTTATATATATAGCACTTTCGGGAACCGACGGTGCGGCTGTGCCTGTGGAATGTGGTTCTCGAAACCGCCTTTACGGCTTCACCTTCATGCCTTGGGTGTTGGGGGCTTGAGGGCCGTGGGCTTTGAGGTTGGTTAATAATGGGCTCAGCTGAGTAGATGCTGTGGCCCAAATAAGACTGAAAACTGAAAAGTTATGGATAGGTAGaccttaggggtgtcaatcagttgGTTCGGTCCGGGTTCGGgatggttttttgggttttaatgtgGCTTTTAGggaaactgaaaccgaaccaataaaGAATTTTCAATTTCAGCTCAGTTTCGGTGcagtttggtttcgtgtcgctTTCCGTTTATGATCACGGGTTGATAGCGTTTTGAATTGATTTGGTACCAGATTTTTTAAAATGGGTTGGATTCCGTTTGtacctattttcttctctttctcttttcaactatataaaatatttcattagccccacactttaaaaggagatcaatggaagaagcattgttccaaatcaatttccctattttcataacctcttacacattgatttgtaacaattccccttacaaccataaatttgctcactaatattgaaatcaattcaattattcataaccttatactcattgatatttttatcctcttcattcggtttggtttttggtttgttaTCGATCGGTTCAGTGCGGTCCATTTTTCAATCGGTCCCACCGTACCCCAGTCCAAAATCAATTCAATAAGGATTGGATCGGTTCGGTCTGGGTTTTTTCGATTGGTTTCAAAGATTCaagctaggttttgacacccttagtagaCCCAAAAGTtacctgctcacatgtcaagtttcaataaaaaaatgaagttgGACAAATGGAGAATTGAAAATATAAAGGAATTTGCGAATAAATGGGAGTGTGtctgattgaatttgagtatgaAAAAACATTTTTAGTTTTGGTTGGTCCAGATAGAATAGTTTCTATGATTAATCAGTGACATTTAAAGTATGATATGGTATGGTATAGTCAGCTGGACACTTGGGCTAGCCTACAGTTCAAGGATCACCCAAATTGTAACTGTGCCATAAATCCATTGTATGCTTCATTGTTGTAAATGTTGATCCCACACAAAACTTTTTGGGTCCATAATAAGTTTATGGGTAAAGGTTGGGCACGCCGGCGTTGTGTCCAACCTGAGACTGTCTCTCTCCCACCCTCTATGGAACGGCCCACCTACCCTCCCCATTCCACCATCTCCATTGGGCACAACCACTAGTTCCAGGAAAGCTAGTGGCgtacccaaccctctccctaagttcataagagtaataaaagctTTTGCATGGCCCAAGTAGGAAGACCtatttgactctctctctctctcattctggCAAGTGGAGAAATGACATCTTATTCTAACAATTGGATAGAGTAAACATGTTTGATTGGACACGAGGCAAATTTCAAAAAGTCTAGTTCAATCAAGAACAAGAGACCTTTGCCTGGTTGGTGGCATCTGTACCAGCATGGTAGCTAATGAGAGTGTGCACAAGGGCATTAACATGGATGTGATCTTTTATTTCACAAGGATAGGGGCGGTAATTCCATGCACTCCTATATCTATAGGGGACAAAGGTGGATAAGGGTGAGGGGACTTGACATGGAATAGGAAGGTCAAAATCGAGAACTCCTGGGAGCCACGTGTTATACCGCACTTGCTCATTCTAGCTGTAGCAGTAGCTTTCCCCTCAATCAAATATGTTTTGTATTGTCATGCACACCTATGAATACTCTAATCACAACTATGCacctgaatttttttaaaagatgtGGCCAAGTGCATAATGCCATTGAGGATCAGTTATGCCTCGAaaggaaggagggggggggaatggttggattttttatgaACCGGATTACACTATTGTAATCCGATTCAACATTTATACGAGACAAACCTTCCTGAATGTCATAAGATAAACCCAAAGGAATTGTTAGAGCCTCCGTGCGGACTTCAATGAAGCTGCTTGGATCTAAAAGGTTGAAGAGTACTTGAGCTCCAGAGGTGGATCTGGCAATAACGCCAATGCCGGACTGGGATGTTTTCTATTGAAGAGAGCAATATCACACTTTACTTTCCAAAAACCCATACAAGGAGGAACCTGCAGTGTTGATGAGCTTTTTGTGACTGGGAAGACGACAGACTTAGAGGAGTTTTATGAAGGTCATTTGCAGCCCAAAACTCCTCAAAAGCACGCTGGCCGACCTAGAAAACATCAATCGGGGCCCACACCTTCCTCTTAAAAAGGAGATCATTCCTTGCGATCCACAAAAACCAACAAATGATAGAGCAAAGGCTAAGGGCCTCCTCAGTTTTCTTCTTGCCTTGGATATGCGACCCTAATATTTGAGACACAAAGAGAACTTTAGGCCTTCATTAGTGGGAACCGTAATGGAAAATGAGCTTTCGAACCACGTTGCTTTGGCAAAACGACAATCCAGGAAGGTGTAGTCATTGGTTTCCATGGTAGCACCACACCTTAAACATGAAGGATCGATAGGCATTTAAAGGGATTCGTTTAAATAGATACTCGAAGTATTACTTTGTCTCTCTTTCAAAAAATGTCTTTACAAAACAGGGCTAGAGagaaataatttattttttatatttagtGGACAATTCACAATTGTGGCAATAGAAATAAATGGAAATATTTTCTACTAAGAATGGATATaaattaaaggagaaaaattTTCCTGTTCTGCAATTGATGCCCAAATAATACTTCCCCCTATTGGATGAAGTATTTGAATACTCCCCAACCACATCCCCAACCATTGAGTTGTGTGCTTCGTTAACCATACTATCCCCTAAATTAAAAGAGGAATTATTAACACATTAAATTGGATTAATTTTAGACAAATATGTGGTGTGTGAGCATGTATATGTGTTTGGTTTTAAAATTCGAATCGAAACCAATGAAATCGATTAATTCGACTCGAAATTGATTATGCTAATTCTCATCGATTCTACACATACTATGCTTAATCTAGTTAGTTCAAGTCTAGGTGAGTCAGTCCAATATGACTATTTTTGTTATCATATCGAAAAAGTAACGCAAGGCGACTAAGGCAGGATAGTTCATGGTATCGATATTAGTCACTTTAATATCGATATGAATTTACGATATCAATATGTAAATTAGATAAACACAACCTTTATGACGTCTATTAGTATCAGTCACGACCAATATCAATACGATCGTTACCAATATGAATAAACTGATACATCGAATCCAATACTTCAAGAAAAGACAAATATTTTTCTTCACTTCGGGTTAACACAATCTAGCCATTGAGATATATTATTCCTTTCCTTCTGCCCCTTATTCTACAGAAATATCATTGACACTATCTTAGGAGATATTCTCTTTTAAAACCAAccatggctgaaggaaaacttgatccagGGAAAAACCTCATAAATATGTAGATTCTCTAGATATATTGCCAAAAACCACTAAAACTAGCATGGAAGAATTGAAATTTATCCTCCCATGGGtcatttattttgtatttggtCAACATCGTTTTCCAGGTCAAGTCAACTGAAACCAAGGAGTTGCTGGTTGAGAAACATAGTTGGAATTTAAAATGAAAGGAGAACGTAGCATAATTGTTGTTCGGTGAAAGGCTATATAAAAGAAGAGAGTCGTTAATCTTTCCTTCAACTGTGCGAATTAAGGATTGAGGCAGAGTTCATGATTTTCTGATCCGTGAAacggaaagagagagatttccCCTGAGATATCTCGCCATGGCGTCCTTTGGTTCATCGAAGAATCTGTTGCTGCCAGTTTCCGATCCTCCGAGAGGCGACGAGAGCCTCTTCAAAGGCTCTGGCATGAGTAAAAAGGGGGCCTATGCTGCAATTTCGTACATGGCTTGTGCAGGTTCGTTCCTTCTCAGGACATGATTCCCCaaactttctcttctttttgaattaatcttttttttgttaCACATTTTTCACCTTTATAGCTGACTCATCTAACTTCTAAATCTCTGTTAGAATCAATCCTTGTgtcaaaagtgtttttttttgttttgattctgTCGAAGTGTCTCTGGAGTTTCATTTGTTTCGTATTCTAACAATTCTAATTGAGCAGCTTGCCTCATCATTCTTGAAATTTGGAAATATTTAAGTTTGTTCCCCATTTAATCAATAAATCTGGCTTTTGTAACTTCTCTTGTCATAAACGTGGTTTTTATCGATACTCCTTCAATTGCAGATAGTCAAGTTTGCTATAGTCCCTAAGTCATAACTTTTAGGCTAATGGATTTATTTCAAATTGTAGCATGGTAGCctaaaatgtatcattattgGGCAAAAGATGTAGCTTGCTAAACCCTTATGGATAACCAGTTATCCTGAATTTTGATGTATGCATCAGATAATGCCAGACCAATTTAGGAGAAGTATTAGGGTGCTGATTTACTAGGAGAAAAGTTATGCAAAATTTGCAGTAAATAGTATGAAATCAATCTTATGATACTATACTGTAAATCCATGGAGATAGTGGTGGAGCAACAATTAAGATAAGTAAAATGAATATCAGAAACCACTGACCAGTTTGTCTTCATGCTGGCAAGGTTTACAGCTGGGAAGTTGTATTAATGTGACTGTTCTCCTTGTTCAACAGCTGTCGGTGAAGTTATATATCAGGGGAACAATCGCTATGTGATCCTTCTGATGTGCCTAGCATTGGTTAGTCTTTGTATGCTGTAACTTCATGTGGATGTTTTCCTCGTGTGCTGGAAAGAAAGGGCACATTGAGGGTGTTTTCATCAAACATGCCTGCATGCTAAGATAATAGTTAATGCacctccaaaaaaaagaagacagagAAGATGAGCATATTAGGTCAAGGGGTAGTCACTCCCATTGGAATGAAGGGGTTTAACTTATTTGGACAAACACAGATTGAATAGAGTGAAATTCAGCCAGAGTGTCTGAAGA
This window encodes:
- the LOC122652166 gene encoding pre-mRNA-processing-splicing factor 8A-like encodes the protein MWNNGQMAPPGAGAIPPPPAVQPSYTVPPSPAEAEAQLEEKARKWMQLNSKRYGDKRKFGFVETQKEDMPPEHVRKIIRDHGDMSSKKFRHDKRVYLGALKFIPHAVYKLLENMPMPWEQVRHVKVLYHITGAITFVNEIPWVVEPIYLAQWGTMWIMMRREKRDRRHFKRMRFPPFDDEEPPLDYADNLLDVDPLEPIQLEMDEEEDSAVYTWFYDHKPLVRTKLINGPSYRRWHLSLPIMATLHRLAGQLLSDLIDHNYFYLFDMESFFTAKALNMCIPGGPKFEPLYRDMEKGDEDWNEFNDINKLIIRSPLRTEYRIAFPHLYNNRPRKVKLCVYHTPMVMYIKTEDPDLPAFYYDPLIHPITTTNKERREKKLHDEEEDDDFYLPEGVEPLLESTQLYTDTTAAGISLLFAPRPFNMRSGRMRRAEDIPLVSEWYKEHCPPSYPVKVRVSYQKLLKCFVLNELHHRPPKAQKKKHLFRSLQATKFFQTTELDWAEAGLQVCKQGYNMLNLLIHRKNLNYLHLDYNFNLKPVKTLTTKERKKSRFGNAFHLCREILRLTKLVVDANIQFRLGNVDAFQLADGLQYTFSHVGQLTGMYRYKYRLMRQIRMCKDLKHLIYYRFNTGPVGKGPGCGFWAPMWRVWLFFLRGIVPLLERWLGNLLARQFEGRHSKGVAKTVTKQRVESHFDLELRAAVMHDVLDAMPEGIKQNKARTILQHLSEAWRCWKANIPWKVPGLPVPIENMILRYVKSKADWWTNVAHYNRERIRRGATVDKTVCRKNLGRLTRLWLKAEQERQHNYLKDGPYVTPEEAVAIYTTTVHWLESRKFSPIPFPPLSYKHDTKLLILALERLKESYSVAVRLNQLQREELGLIEQAYDNPHEALSRIKRHLLTQRAFKEVGIEFMDLYSYLIPVYEIEPLEKITDAYLDQYLWYEGDKRHLFPNWIKPADSEPPPLLVYKWCQGINNLQGIWDTSEGQCVVMLQTKFEKFFEKIDLTMLNRLLRLVLDHNIADYVTAKNNVVLSYKDMSHTNSYGLIRGLQFASFVVQYYGLVLDLLILGLTRASEIAGPPQMPNEFITYWDTKVETRHPIRLYSRYIDKVHILFRFTHEEARDLIQRYLTEHPDPNNENMVGYNNKKCWPRDARMRLMKHDVNLGRSVFWDMKNRLPRSITTLEWENSFVSVYSKDNPNLLFSMSGFEVRILPKIRMSQEAFSNTRDGVWNLQNEQTKERTAVAFLRVDDEHMKVFENRVRQILMSSGSTTFTKIVNKWNTALIGLMTYFREATVHTQELLDLLVKCENKIQTRIKIGLNSKMPSRFPPVIFYTPKEIGGLGMLSMGHILIPQSDLRYSQQTDVGVTHFRTGMSHEEDQLIPNLYRYIQPWESEFIDSQRVWAEYALKRQEAQSQNRRLTLEDLEDSWDRGIPRINTLFQKDRHTLAYDKGWRVRTDFKQYQVLKQNPFWWTHQRHDGKLWNLNNYRTDVIQALGGVEGILEHTLFKGTYFPTWEGLFWEKASGFEESMKYKKLTNAQRSGLNQIPNRRFTLWWSPTINRANVYVGFQVQLDLTGIFMHGKIPTLKISLIQIFRAHLWQKVHESVVMDLCQVLDQELDALEIETVQKETIHPRKSYKMNSSCADILLFAAHRWPMSKPSLVAESKDVFDQKASNKYWIDVQLRWGDYDSHDIERYTRAKFMDYTTDNMSIYPSPTGVMIGLDLAYNLQSAFGNWFPGSKPLLAQAMNKIMKSNPALYVLRERIRKGLQLYSSEPTEPYLSSQNYGEIFSNQIIWFVDDTNVYRVTIHKTFEGNLTTKPINGAIFIFNPRTGQLFLKVIHTSVWAGQKRLGQLAKWKTAEEVAALVRSLPVEEQPKQIIVTRKGMLDPLEVHLLDFPNIVIKGSELQLPFQACLKIEKFGDLILKATEPQMVLFNIYDDWLKSISSYTAFSRLILILRALHVNNEKAKMLLKPDKTIVTEPHHIWPSLSDDQWMKVEVALRDLILSDYAKKNNVNTSALTQSEIRDIILGAEITPPSQQRQQIAEIEKQAKEASQLTAVTTRTTNVHGDELIVTTTSPYEQAAFGSKTDWRVRAISATNLYLRVNHIYVNSEDIKETGYTYIMPKNILKKFICIADLRTQIAGYLYGISPPDNPQVKEIRCIAMPPQWGTHQQVHLPSALPEHDFLNDLEPLGWMHTQPNELPQLSPQDLTTHARILESNKQWDGEKCIILTCSFTPGSCSLTAYKLTPTGYEWGRINKDTGSNPHGYLPTHYEKVQMLLSDRFLGFYMIPDNGPWNYNFMGVKHTLSMKYGVKLGAPREYYNEDHRPTHFLEFSNLEEGETAEGDREDTFS